The following proteins are encoded in a genomic region of Hyla sarda isolate aHylSar1 chromosome 3, aHylSar1.hap1, whole genome shotgun sequence:
- the LOC130362053 gene encoding nuclear receptor subfamily 0 group B member 2-like, translated as MACRSERPGTCQCKLDPVNSILFQMLNSGSTARTNLHQHICNPNRGCPCDGNRKVILKNPDVICKKASEVLLKTVTFIRNLPSFYQLLQDDQILLVRKCWVPLFALGLAQEKVDFEWEELSMPSLLKKILLNQSSNAGEITFPSDAGVPYKEVQRLQMFLHKLWSLDICTKEYAYLKGMVLFNPGIKGMRFPQYVYTLQLEAQQTLMEFTSMMQNMSQGRFTWMLEALDILKAIDSEVITELFFRPISGEINLEDLLLETLFFS; from the exons ATGGCTTGTAGGTCTGAAAGACCAGGAACATGTCAATGCAAACTAGATCCAGTCAACAGTATTCTTTTCCAAATGCTTAATTCAGGAAGCACGGCAAGAACAAATCTTCACCAACACATCTGTAACCCAAACAGGGGATGTCCGTGTGATGGCAACCGGAAAGTGATACTCAAGAATCCTGATGTTATCTGCAAAAAAGCATCAGAAGTCTTATTAAAGACCGTGACTTTTATAAGAAATTTACCGTCCTTCTATCAGCTGCTCCAGGATGACCAGATCCTGCTAGTAAGGAAGTGCTGGGTTCCACTTTTTGCCTTAGGATTGGCTCAAGAGAAAGTTGATTTTGAATGGGAAGAGCTTTCTATGCCCAGTCTATTAAAGAAAATACTGCTAAATCAGTCATCTAATGCTGGTGAGATCACatttccatcagatgctggagTGCCCTATAAAGAAGTGCAAAGACTGCAGATGTTTCTTCACAAACTCTGGAGCTTGGACATTTGCACAAAGGAATATGCCTACCTAAAAGGCATGGTGCTGTTTAACCCAG GAATCAAAGGTATGAGATTCCCCCAGTATGTTTATACCCTACAACTGGAGGCTCAACAAACATTGATGGAGTTCACATCAATGATGCAGAACATGAGTCAAGGCCGTTTCACATGGATGCTGGAGGCCCTGGACATTCTAAAAGCCATTGATTCTGAAGTTATCACAGAACTTTTTTTTAGACCAATCTCTGGGGAGATTAATTTGGAAGATTTATTGCTTGAAACACTATTTTTCAGCTAG